From Mycolicibacterium nivoides, a single genomic window includes:
- a CDS encoding maleylpyruvate isomerase family mycothiol-dependent enzyme, whose product MDSDTIWRNVDEQRGQLADLLDTLEPQQWSTPSLCAGWTVREVAIHITQSHATVGEMLPAAFKSGFRFDAMVRRAAQDDPAEPAAITARLRAMAGSRKRPPLTKEVDPLLDILIHTQDICIPLGIDRPMPVDAAVAVAERLWHMKFPFAPQRDLPGYRFVATDADFAVGPEWGGRREAPIHDLVLMFARRRDVPDAEPEVDGEPEAD is encoded by the coding sequence GTGGACTCCGACACGATCTGGCGCAACGTCGATGAACAGCGCGGACAGCTCGCCGATCTCCTCGACACTCTCGAACCGCAACAGTGGTCGACACCGTCACTGTGCGCGGGCTGGACGGTGCGTGAGGTCGCCATCCACATCACGCAGTCCCACGCGACCGTCGGTGAGATGTTGCCGGCCGCGTTCAAGTCGGGCTTCCGGTTCGACGCCATGGTCCGCCGGGCAGCGCAGGACGATCCCGCCGAGCCGGCCGCCATCACGGCGCGGCTGCGCGCCATGGCAGGGTCGCGGAAGCGGCCGCCGCTGACCAAGGAAGTCGATCCGCTGTTGGACATCCTGATCCACACCCAGGACATCTGCATCCCACTCGGGATCGACCGGCCGATGCCCGTCGACGCGGCCGTCGCGGTCGCGGAACGGCTGTGGCACATGAAGTTTCCATTCGCCCCGCAACGCGACCTGCCGGGCTATCGCTTCGTGGCGACGGATGCCGATTTCGCCGTGGGCCCCGAGTGGGGTGGGCGCCGGGAGGCGCCGATTCATGATCTCGTGCTGATGTTCGCACGGCGGCGCGACGTGCCCGATGCCGAACCTGAGGTCGACGGCGAGCCCGAGGCCGATTAG
- a CDS encoding MarR family winged helix-turn-helix transcriptional regulator produces the protein MGSAAQHEVTRTPVDELSAFEVGTRDLVGVALRSVGQLEISLPQFRLLLVLQERGKSTSTECAQALGVVGSTVTRLADRLDASGHLVRGDDPSNRSVVTLALTDRGRKLVRQVTTRRRRELSRVLDRLDPTERAACASALRSFHELLIDDDGDDLNRPIPL, from the coding sequence ATGGGCAGCGCGGCGCAGCACGAGGTGACCCGAACTCCTGTCGACGAACTGTCGGCATTCGAAGTGGGAACCCGAGATCTGGTGGGCGTGGCGCTGCGCAGTGTGGGCCAACTCGAGATCTCACTCCCGCAGTTCCGGCTGCTGCTGGTTCTGCAGGAGCGCGGGAAGTCGACGTCGACCGAGTGCGCCCAAGCGCTCGGCGTGGTCGGCTCGACGGTGACCCGGCTGGCCGATCGGTTGGATGCCTCCGGTCATCTGGTCCGCGGTGACGACCCTTCGAACCGCAGCGTCGTCACGCTGGCGCTGACCGACCGCGGCCGCAAACTGGTCCGCCAGGTGACCACCCGACGCCGGCGCGAGCTGAGCCGAGTGCTCGACCGCCTCGACCCGACCGAGCGCGCGGCGTGCGCATCGGCGTTGCGGAGTTTCCACGAGCTGCTCATCGACGACGACGGCGACGACCTGAACCGTCCGATCCCGCTGTAG
- a CDS encoding rhomboid-like protein: protein MKSWPAAVWRYVRSAPLTYAWLAVLLVTTIIQRQTHGRQLHDLLVESSTNIHHLGTDPLYVLVTSLFWIDGRYWTPYLVLFSLILAPAERWLGQIRWLTVGLIAHVLATYISEGLLYLAIHDHLAPERLVHVRDVGVSYFLVGVGGVLAYRIVRPWRWVYLGAAFIYFGAALVSNINFTAIGHMSALLIGLCCYPLTRRRPASSFSTAGP from the coding sequence CTGAAGTCATGGCCGGCGGCGGTGTGGCGATACGTTCGCAGCGCCCCGCTGACCTATGCGTGGCTGGCCGTCCTGCTGGTCACCACGATCATCCAGCGTCAGACGCATGGGCGGCAGCTGCACGACCTGTTGGTCGAGAGCTCGACGAACATCCACCACCTGGGGACCGACCCGCTCTACGTGCTGGTCACCAGCTTGTTCTGGATCGACGGCCGCTACTGGACGCCATATCTCGTGCTGTTCAGTCTCATTCTGGCGCCGGCCGAACGCTGGCTCGGTCAAATACGTTGGCTGACAGTAGGTTTGATCGCCCATGTGCTGGCCACCTACATCAGCGAAGGCCTGCTGTATCTGGCGATCCACGATCACCTCGCACCCGAACGGCTCGTCCACGTCCGCGACGTCGGGGTGAGCTACTTCCTCGTCGGGGTGGGCGGCGTGCTGGCTTATCGCATCGTGCGGCCCTGGCGGTGGGTCTACCTCGGCGCGGCGTTCATCTACTTCGGGGCTGCCCTGGTCAGCAATATCAACTTCACCGCGATCGGGCATATGTCGGCGTTGCTGATCGGCCTGTGCTGCTATCCGCTCACGCGGAGGCGTCCGGCTTCGTCGTTTTCTACCGCAGGGCCGTGA